In a single window of the Veillonella sp. genome:
- a CDS encoding cell division protein FtsQ/DivIB, which produces MDDKQNHPSNSGEMQSSTPVRDERAVFRKRVLKIGGAVTLVLVGLFTLPIPFGSLKVTGSDKVTVQDVMVAGDIHEPVNILQISTEKLKTRLSKDLRVEEAQISYQLPLTMVVNVVERKAVAVVPAQFGYLTLDGKGQVIASEPAIQDTSVPMISGVKAGNILLGDTVVDKPILAALEYLNSLDEETFKNIAEVNIGDPDAIMAYTVSGVQIRLGDGKDLAKKAELTQSMLQDIKKTHGNVQYIDVNVSSPYIKTDVMPEGKKHQNGAPTTENSSTKKDETKTR; this is translated from the coding sequence ATGGATGATAAGCAAAACCATCCATCCAACTCTGGGGAGATGCAGTCTTCTACACCTGTTCGTGATGAACGGGCTGTATTTAGAAAACGAGTGTTAAAAATCGGTGGTGCAGTTACTCTCGTGTTGGTGGGGTTGTTTACACTACCTATTCCTTTTGGATCCTTAAAAGTTACTGGATCGGATAAGGTAACTGTACAAGATGTAATGGTAGCAGGTGATATACATGAACCTGTTAATATATTGCAAATTAGTACAGAAAAATTAAAAACTAGATTGTCGAAAGACTTACGTGTCGAAGAGGCTCAAATTAGCTATCAGTTGCCACTTACAATGGTGGTAAATGTGGTGGAACGCAAGGCTGTTGCCGTTGTACCAGCTCAGTTTGGATATTTGACCCTTGATGGTAAAGGTCAAGTGATTGCATCTGAGCCTGCTATTCAAGATACATCGGTGCCTATGATTTCTGGTGTAAAAGCTGGAAATATACTCTTAGGAGATACGGTGGTAGATAAGCCGATATTGGCTGCTCTTGAATATTTGAACTCTCTTGATGAGGAGACATTCAAGAATATTGCAGAGGTTAATATCGGAGATCCTGATGCAATAATGGCATATACTGTTTCAGGTGTGCAGATTCGACTGGGAGATGGCAAAGACTTAGCAAAAAAAGCAGAGCTAACTCAGTCGATGTTACAAGATATTAAAAAGACTCATGGTAATGTACAGTATATAGATGTAAATGTTTCGTCACCGTACATTAAAACCGATGTGATGCCAGAAGGCAAAAAGCATCAAAATGGAGCACCGACTACAGAAAATTCATCTACTAAGAAGGATGAGACAAAAACAAGATAA
- a CDS encoding D-alanine--D-alanine ligase yields the protein MKDKKIIVLMGGPSKEAEVSRRTGAAIAEALESKGYNAQTLELNPRTVLKDIEALGGEVVFNAIHGRYGEDGALQGLLEMAEIPYTGSGIMAHAVGMNKKVSKDVFKGANIPTAASESFNGNLESAEAIIEHIRKNFTIPVVVKSATQGSSIGVTIVRDEAQLEEAVTEALKYDPILVVEQFLDGREFTVSVLDGKALSVIEIRPHSGEYDYKSKYTVGATEYLVPAPISEEMTAEMQRIGELVYREVQGSGVIRVDVMTDHADKMYVLEYNTVPGMTATSLVPKAAKEMGIDFPTLCEKILLTASIGKF from the coding sequence ATGAAAGATAAAAAAATAATCGTATTAATGGGTGGTCCTTCCAAAGAGGCGGAGGTATCTCGCCGTACTGGTGCTGCTATTGCGGAGGCACTTGAAAGTAAAGGTTATAATGCCCAAACATTAGAACTTAATCCACGTACTGTTTTAAAAGATATTGAAGCCCTCGGTGGTGAAGTCGTATTTAATGCCATTCACGGCCGTTATGGTGAAGACGGTGCATTACAAGGCTTATTAGAAATGGCTGAAATTCCATACACTGGGTCCGGTATTATGGCTCATGCAGTAGGGATGAACAAAAAAGTAAGTAAAGATGTGTTTAAAGGTGCCAATATTCCTACGGCGGCGTCCGAGTCCTTCAATGGTAATCTTGAATCTGCAGAGGCTATTATCGAACACATCCGTAAAAATTTTACAATTCCAGTAGTTGTGAAATCTGCTACTCAAGGTTCTAGTATTGGGGTTACCATCGTTCGCGATGAAGCTCAGTTAGAAGAGGCTGTAACAGAAGCTCTTAAATATGACCCTATTCTCGTGGTAGAACAATTCCTTGATGGTCGTGAATTTACAGTATCTGTTTTAGATGGTAAAGCATTGTCTGTTATTGAAATTCGTCCACATTCTGGTGAATATGACTACAAGAGTAAGTATACTGTAGGTGCTACAGAGTATTTAGTGCCAGCACCTATTAGTGAAGAAATGACTGCTGAAATGCAACGCATTGGGGAACTTGTGTATCGCGAAGTACAAGGCAGTGGTGTCATTCGTGTTGATGTTATGACAGATCATGCAGATAAGATGTATGTTCTTGAATATAACACTGTGCCTGGTATGACAGCAACGTCTTTAGTACCAAAAGCAGCTAAAGAAATGGGAATCGACTTCCCAACATTATGTGAGAAAATTCTATTAACAGCTAGTATAGGGAAATTTTAA
- the murC gene encoding UDP-N-acetylmuramate--L-alanine ligase has protein sequence MLDGIHKIHLIGIGGSGMRAIANILIQKGYDVSGSDVADSAVIEKFRSMGATVHIGHNKDYVKGVDAVVRSTAIREDNPEIVAAKEQGITILHRSDIVKAVLDVTDGIAVAGAHGKTSTTSMIGQILVEAEADPTVIIGGEVDYLKGSSCLGKGHFSVVEADESDGSFLKLRPHTIVITNIEDDHMDHYKTMDNLLNAFCEFVETLPESGKAIVCGDNENIRYVMSRVNRNFITYGLSDNNDYVAKNIHYVDSTLVYDVYHNGVNVERIRLRVPGEHNVLNSLAAFIVAHDCCGIETRIITKGLGKFIGAKRRFETKGHVAGVWVVDDYAHHPTEIKATLKAAKELEKHRVICVFQPHRFTRTSLLKDEFATAFTSADEVYMTDIYSSGEDPISGIDGNTIPNAIKAATGQDVNYVPSVDDLPEVLAKIVRPNDLVITMGAGSINQYGPKLLAILEEGLQ, from the coding sequence ATGTTAGACGGTATTCATAAGATTCATCTTATTGGTATAGGTGGGTCTGGTATGCGTGCTATAGCGAATATTTTAATTCAAAAAGGTTATGACGTATCTGGTTCAGATGTAGCTGATTCTGCAGTTATTGAAAAGTTCAGAAGTATGGGCGCTACGGTTCATATTGGTCATAATAAAGATTATGTAAAAGGCGTTGATGCTGTAGTTCGTTCTACGGCTATTCGCGAAGATAACCCTGAAATTGTAGCTGCTAAAGAGCAAGGTATTACAATTTTACACCGTTCCGATATTGTAAAAGCTGTGTTAGACGTAACAGATGGCATTGCAGTAGCTGGTGCTCACGGTAAAACTTCTACTACATCTATGATTGGTCAAATTTTAGTAGAAGCAGAAGCTGATCCAACAGTTATTATCGGTGGTGAAGTAGATTATTTAAAAGGTAGTAGTTGTCTAGGTAAGGGGCATTTCTCTGTAGTTGAAGCAGATGAAAGTGATGGGTCTTTTTTGAAACTACGCCCACATACTATTGTTATTACTAACATTGAAGATGATCATATGGATCATTACAAAACAATGGATAATTTGTTAAATGCTTTTTGTGAGTTTGTCGAAACGTTACCAGAATCTGGCAAAGCAATTGTATGTGGCGATAATGAGAATATTCGTTATGTTATGAGCCGTGTAAATCGTAATTTCATTACATATGGCTTAAGTGATAATAATGACTATGTAGCTAAAAATATTCACTATGTAGACTCTACTTTGGTATATGATGTATACCATAATGGTGTGAATGTTGAGCGCATTCGCTTACGAGTTCCTGGTGAACATAATGTATTGAATTCATTGGCTGCCTTTATTGTTGCTCATGATTGCTGTGGTATAGAAACGCGCATTATTACTAAAGGTTTAGGTAAGTTTATCGGTGCAAAACGTCGTTTCGAAACAAAAGGTCACGTAGCAGGTGTATGGGTTGTTGATGACTATGCTCATCATCCTACAGAAATTAAAGCAACATTGAAAGCAGCAAAAGAGTTGGAAAAACATCGTGTTATCTGTGTATTCCAGCCACATCGCTTTACTCGCACAAGCTTGTTAAAGGATGAATTTGCTACTGCTTTCACAAGTGCTGATGAAGTATATATGACAGATATTTATAGCTCTGGTGAAGATCCAATCTCTGGTATTGATGGCAATACGATTCCAAATGCTATTAAAGCGGCCACAGGTCAAGACGTAAATTATGTACCATCTGTTGACGATTTACCTGAGGTATTAGCGAAAATAGTAAGACCTAACGACCTAGTTATCACCATGGGTGCAGGTTCTATTAATCAATATGGGCCAAAATTATTAGCTATATTGGAGGAAGGCTTACAATGA
- the murG gene encoding undecaprenyldiphospho-muramoylpentapeptide beta-N-acetylglucosaminyltransferase — translation MKRIIISGGGTGGHIYPAITIYKEIMKQNPDAQVLYVGTERGLEATLVPKEGIEFTTLPVQGLQRKLSFGTLVTLGKTAFSLVKANTIISNFKPDVVIGTGGYVCGPILMAAALRNIPTLIQEQNVIAGITNKILSRFVDVVAMGYKDAESSFSKAKRVVYTGNPVRPDVLVDTREDGRNYFNLSDDTFTVLIAGGSRGARTINNAMIDVHKHFQGTDGIKLIHITGDGEYQSVLSQLGITDSDGLGNSSLILPYLHDMPKALAAADLAVFRSGAIGLAELAVRGIPSVLVPYPYAAEDHQTYNARIFVQEGAAHMIVDQMLSAHDLIGEIEMFMANRDLLSQMGERALQLGKPNAAHDIAKLALSIAK, via the coding sequence ATGAAACGTATCATTATTTCAGGTGGTGGCACTGGTGGACATATATACCCAGCAATAACTATATATAAGGAAATTATGAAGCAGAACCCTGATGCACAGGTTTTATATGTAGGAACGGAAAGAGGCTTAGAGGCTACCTTAGTGCCTAAAGAAGGCATTGAATTTACTACATTACCTGTACAAGGTTTGCAACGTAAATTATCTTTTGGTACGTTGGTGACGTTAGGCAAGACTGCTTTTTCTCTTGTGAAAGCTAATACAATCATTTCCAACTTTAAGCCTGATGTAGTTATTGGTACAGGTGGTTATGTTTGTGGTCCTATTCTTATGGCCGCAGCATTGCGCAATATTCCAACGTTGATACAGGAACAAAATGTCATTGCAGGCATTACAAATAAAATTCTAAGCCGTTTTGTTGATGTAGTCGCTATGGGCTACAAGGATGCAGAATCATCTTTTTCAAAGGCAAAACGCGTAGTATATACTGGTAATCCAGTACGTCCTGATGTATTAGTTGATACTAGGGAAGATGGACGTAATTATTTTAATTTAAGTGATGACACGTTCACCGTTCTTATAGCCGGTGGTTCTCGTGGGGCGAGAACTATCAATAATGCTATGATAGATGTACATAAGCATTTTCAAGGAACAGATGGAATTAAATTAATCCATATTACAGGGGATGGGGAATATCAATCTGTGTTATCCCAGCTTGGTATTACTGATAGTGATGGTTTAGGTAATTCCTCATTGATTCTGCCATATTTACACGATATGCCAAAAGCATTGGCGGCAGCTGATTTAGCAGTCTTTAGGTCTGGTGCTATCGGTCTTGCTGAACTAGCAGTTCGAGGTATTCCGTCTGTATTGGTACCATATCCATATGCAGCGGAAGATCATCAAACCTATAATGCCCGTATTTTTGTTCAAGAAGGGGCAGCTCATATGATTGTTGATCAAATGTTAAGTGCCCATGATTTGATAGGGGAAATTGAAATGTTTATGGCCAATCGTGATTTATTGTCACAAATGGGAGAACGAGCGTTGCAGTTAGGTAAACCTAATGCGGCTCATGATATTGCAAAATTAGCGTTATCTATTGCAAAGTAA
- the murD gene encoding UDP-N-acetylmuramoyl-L-alanine--D-glutamate ligase: protein MEYGDKHILVLGAGASGIGASWVLAQVGAHVVLNDYKPVTLPTDEEKRLVSAGVDIITGRQDESLLDGVDRIVISPGISLDIPIVKAAQARGVDVVSEVEVAYELSKSPIVAVTGTNGKTTTTTLLTKVLEGTGKPVRVGGNIGDSLSEVAYSMPADGFLVAELSSYQLETIKHFRPIGAIMLNITPDHLARHKTMENYIAAKERIFENQLSTDFMVLNIDDPIVADMKHRVPSHILEISQHQVVSNGAYYDKGQCYVTKNGTATPVIGSADIHIPGSHNIENILTVIALAYALGVPVETIHRIISEFHGVEHRLERVKTLDGITFYNDSKATNVDSVVKALESFDQSVILLAGGHDKMTPLEDFMQLVKHHTKAVIFMGEAADRFEAAAKEAGVQPIYRASSMKDAVEQGYKLAAQGDIVLLSPACSSFDWYSCFEERGDDFKNCVHMLQEGRHH, encoded by the coding sequence ATGGAATACGGAGACAAACATATACTTGTTCTGGGCGCTGGTGCCAGCGGTATAGGCGCGTCTTGGGTATTAGCTCAAGTTGGGGCCCATGTAGTGTTAAATGATTATAAGCCTGTTACACTGCCTACAGATGAGGAAAAAAGACTTGTATCAGCGGGTGTAGATATTATTACAGGTAGACAAGATGAATCCTTGCTTGATGGCGTGGATCGCATTGTTATTTCTCCAGGTATTTCTCTAGATATTCCCATTGTAAAAGCCGCTCAAGCTCGTGGTGTTGATGTGGTTAGTGAAGTAGAAGTGGCTTATGAGTTATCTAAATCGCCAATTGTAGCCGTTACAGGTACAAATGGTAAGACCACTACTACAACATTATTAACTAAGGTATTGGAAGGAACTGGAAAGCCAGTTCGCGTTGGTGGCAATATCGGCGATTCTCTTAGTGAAGTAGCTTATTCTATGCCAGCAGATGGTTTTTTGGTAGCTGAGTTATCTAGCTATCAATTAGAAACAATTAAGCATTTTAGACCGATTGGTGCTATTATGCTCAATATTACACCAGATCATTTAGCTCGTCATAAGACAATGGAAAATTATATTGCTGCGAAGGAACGCATCTTTGAAAATCAATTGAGTACAGATTTTATGGTGCTTAATATTGATGATCCCATTGTAGCAGACATGAAACATCGTGTACCTAGCCATATCCTTGAAATTAGTCAACATCAAGTGGTTTCAAATGGTGCTTACTATGATAAAGGACAATGTTATGTAACAAAGAATGGTACAGCAACACCTGTTATTGGTAGTGCTGATATCCACATTCCAGGTAGCCATAATATTGAAAATATTTTAACTGTTATCGCTTTAGCTTATGCGTTAGGGGTGCCGGTAGAAACTATTCATCGTATTATAAGCGAGTTCCATGGTGTTGAACACCGATTAGAGCGAGTTAAAACTCTTGATGGAATTACATTCTATAATGATTCTAAAGCAACCAATGTAGATTCTGTTGTAAAAGCATTGGAATCCTTTGATCAATCCGTTATTTTATTAGCTGGTGGTCATGATAAAATGACTCCGTTAGAAGACTTTATGCAGCTTGTTAAACATCATACAAAAGCTGTTATCTTTATGGGGGAAGCGGCGGATCGATTTGAAGCTGCTGCAAAAGAGGCTGGTGTTCAGCCTATTTATAGAGCTTCATCTATGAAAGATGCTGTGGAACAGGGTTATAAATTGGCTGCCCAAGGTGATATTGTATTATTATCGCCAGCTTGCTCAAGTTTTGATTGGTATAGCTGTTTTGAAGAACGTGGCGATGATTTTAAAAACTGTGTTCATATGTTGCAAGAAGGGAGACACCATTAA
- the mraY gene encoding phospho-N-acetylmuramoyl-pentapeptide-transferase, with translation MIYHILLAFVVTFIITVVLGKFAIPMLRSLHAQQSIREEGPESHQAKAGTPTMGGAFMMVALVIGVALFAPWNVGTGMLLFLTLGHCLLGFFDDFVKAVKKRNLGLTAKQKLLGQFILAAIFCYCITEIMVIPTTLWIPVADIHLQLGWAYYVLAFLIIVGATNAVNLTDGLDGLASGTSAVAAIAFSVIGLMAASTTNSIGAESVAYYGAIVAAVCLGFLVYNVNPAKVFMGDTGSLALGGAFAAMAILTKTELLLVVIGGIFVMEALSVIIQVISFKTRGVRVFKMSPIHHHFELSGWAEQTVVNRFWFGGAVLAVIGVILATITL, from the coding sequence ATGATATATCACATTCTATTAGCCTTCGTAGTAACCTTTATTATTACGGTAGTGCTAGGTAAATTTGCTATTCCTATGTTGCGTTCTTTGCACGCACAACAAAGTATTCGTGAAGAAGGTCCAGAAAGTCATCAAGCAAAAGCTGGTACACCAACAATGGGTGGCGCTTTCATGATGGTAGCCCTCGTCATTGGGGTTGCTTTATTTGCACCGTGGAATGTGGGTACTGGTATGTTATTATTCTTAACATTAGGTCATTGTTTATTGGGCTTTTTTGATGATTTTGTAAAAGCTGTAAAAAAACGTAATCTTGGTTTGACAGCAAAGCAAAAATTACTAGGTCAATTTATTTTGGCTGCCATATTCTGTTACTGTATTACTGAAATTATGGTTATTCCTACCACATTGTGGATTCCTGTAGCAGATATTCACCTTCAATTAGGTTGGGCTTATTATGTATTGGCATTTTTAATTATCGTAGGTGCTACGAATGCTGTAAATCTTACAGATGGTCTTGATGGTTTAGCTAGTGGTACATCTGCTGTAGCTGCCATTGCCTTTTCCGTTATCGGCCTTATGGCTGCATCCACAACAAATTCTATTGGCGCTGAAAGCGTTGCTTACTATGGCGCCATTGTTGCCGCTGTATGTCTTGGTTTCTTGGTGTACAATGTAAACCCTGCAAAAGTATTTATGGGGGATACAGGTTCTTTAGCATTAGGTGGCGCTTTTGCGGCGATGGCAATTCTTACAAAAACAGAACTATTACTTGTTGTCATTGGCGGTATTTTTGTTATGGAAGCGTTGTCTGTTATTATTCAAGTTATTTCATTCAAAACTCGTGGTGTACGAGTGTTTAAAATGAGCCCTATTCACCATCATTTTGAGTTGTCTGGTTGGGCTGAACAAACTGTTGTTAATCGCTTCTGGTTTGGTGGCGCTGTATTAGCTGTTATTGGTGTCATTTTAGCGACTATAACTTTGTAA
- the murF gene encoding UDP-N-acetylmuramoyl-tripeptide--D-alanyl-D-alanine ligase has translation MAEFTLSQVVEATQGTSAHTDNIKFLDVSTDTRTIESGFLFVALKGDTFDGHDFINTAIEKGATGAIVEKGRAVDGIVCIEVDNTLVAYQNLARYHRRRFDIPVVAITGSSGKTTTKEMVAAVLGTEFNVLKTEKNFNNEIGLPKTLLRLTAEHQACVVEMGMRGLGQIEELALIAEPTMGIITNVGTSHIELLGSREAIAQAKGELIRCLPENSVAILNEDDPYVKAMDSLAKGKTITYGIERNATCIGSHLRYKKDGIKFTCKCYDEVFDIFLPMIGEHNVYDALAAIVAGRVLGIKSNTIRKGLSEFTGTPMRQEIVPFEDIVILNDAYNANPSSMAEAIKALGQLEGKRKIAMLGDMLELGDYTEQAHREIGQLLAEEGYSVVFTFGDAAAFIAKEAKKAGLTTFRCNSHLEMANAYSDIREKGDVILVKGSRGLRMERVVEELKDRE, from the coding sequence ATGGCAGAATTTACATTGTCTCAAGTGGTAGAAGCCACACAAGGGACGAGTGCACATACCGACAATATTAAGTTTTTAGATGTATCTACTGATACAAGAACGATTGAATCAGGCTTTTTGTTTGTAGCCTTAAAAGGTGATACCTTTGATGGTCATGATTTTATTAATACAGCTATCGAAAAGGGCGCTACTGGTGCAATCGTAGAAAAGGGCCGTGCAGTGGACGGCATCGTATGTATTGAAGTAGATAATACATTGGTAGCGTATCAAAATTTAGCACGTTACCATCGTCGTCGCTTTGATATCCCTGTAGTCGCTATTACTGGTTCTTCTGGTAAGACTACAACAAAGGAAATGGTAGCTGCTGTACTCGGCACCGAATTTAATGTTTTGAAAACTGAGAAAAACTTTAACAATGAAATTGGTTTGCCAAAAACATTGTTGCGTTTAACTGCAGAACATCAAGCTTGTGTTGTTGAAATGGGCATGCGTGGCCTTGGTCAAATTGAGGAGCTTGCGTTGATTGCTGAACCAACTATGGGTATTATTACTAATGTTGGTACTAGCCATATTGAGCTATTAGGTTCTCGTGAAGCCATCGCACAAGCTAAAGGTGAGTTAATTCGTTGCTTGCCTGAAAATAGTGTGGCTATTCTCAATGAAGATGATCCATATGTTAAAGCTATGGATAGTCTTGCCAAAGGTAAAACTATTACCTATGGTATCGAACGTAATGCCACATGTATTGGCAGTCATTTGCGTTATAAAAAAGATGGTATTAAATTTACATGCAAATGTTATGACGAAGTATTTGATATCTTCTTGCCTATGATTGGTGAACACAATGTATATGACGCATTGGCAGCAATCGTAGCTGGTCGTGTGCTAGGCATTAAGTCCAATACGATCCGCAAGGGCTTAAGTGAATTTACAGGCACTCCTATGCGCCAAGAAATCGTACCATTTGAAGATATTGTTATCTTAAATGACGCGTATAATGCAAATCCATCTTCTATGGCTGAAGCGATAAAAGCTTTGGGTCAGCTAGAAGGTAAACGTAAAATTGCTATGCTTGGTGATATGCTTGAACTTGGTGATTATACTGAACAAGCGCATCGTGAAATTGGTCAATTACTTGCTGAAGAAGGTTATAGTGTTGTATTCACATTCGGTGATGCTGCTGCCTTTATAGCTAAAGAAGCTAAAAAGGCTGGATTAACTACATTCCGTTGTAATAGCCATTTGGAAATGGCCAATGCCTATAGTGATATTCGTGAAAAAGGGGACGTTATCCTTGTCAAAGGCTCCCGTGGTTTGCGGATGGAACGAGTTGTTGAAGAATTGAAAGATCGTGAATAA
- a CDS encoding UDP-N-acetylmuramoyl-L-alanyl-D-glutamate--2,6-diaminopimelate ligase encodes MKQLQDIVKTLQTPHVEGNTAVEVLDITADSRAVKAGSLFIALDGATVDGHNYVNKAVEAGAVAVLVSKSVEVSGDVCVITVEDTRKAMMACVPYFFDYPANSMRMIGVTGTNGKTTTTHMIRHILKGQGHKVGVIGTVHIMIGDTSYPIHNTTPDVVDLQHILHQMVEEGVTHCVMEVSSHALALGRVSGVEYDTAVFTNLTQDHLDFHKTFENYLAAKCKLFEQVSAPNQTKSGKGAVINIDDEYGHRVIEKTTAPIITYSIDGKGTLNAHDVEMTPKSSRYTVSYDGNDYTVAMNTTGLFNVYNTLAAIGACLLEGISMEDIDKALKTFSAVPGRFELIEEGQPFAVVVDYAHTPDGLENILQTAKAIQENRIIVVFGCGGDRDATKRPIMGRIAAQYGDIVYVTSDNPRTEDPVQIVKDVEVGVKEGLREGSHYEVIVDRREAIQHAIQNAKPGDIVLIAGKGHEDYQILKDKTIHFDDREEARAALKEI; translated from the coding sequence ATGAAACAATTACAAGATATAGTAAAAACTTTGCAAACACCGCATGTAGAAGGTAATACAGCTGTTGAGGTGTTAGATATTACGGCTGATTCTCGTGCAGTAAAAGCAGGTAGCTTATTTATTGCGTTAGATGGTGCCACTGTAGATGGTCATAATTATGTAAATAAAGCCGTTGAAGCTGGTGCTGTGGCAGTACTTGTATCTAAATCAGTAGAGGTAAGTGGTGATGTTTGTGTTATCACTGTAGAGGATACTCGAAAAGCTATGATGGCTTGTGTACCATATTTCTTTGATTATCCAGCCAACTCCATGCGTATGATCGGTGTTACTGGTACTAATGGTAAAACGACTACAACTCATATGATTCGTCATATTTTGAAAGGCCAAGGCCATAAAGTAGGCGTTATTGGTACCGTTCATATTATGATTGGTGATACATCCTATCCAATTCACAATACAACACCGGATGTAGTAGATTTACAACATATTCTTCATCAAATGGTAGAAGAAGGCGTTACCCATTGTGTCATGGAAGTATCTTCCCATGCATTAGCATTAGGTCGAGTTTCTGGTGTTGAATATGATACAGCCGTATTCACGAACTTAACACAAGATCATTTGGACTTTCACAAGACCTTTGAAAATTATTTGGCCGCTAAGTGTAAATTATTTGAACAAGTTAGCGCGCCGAACCAAACTAAATCTGGCAAAGGGGCTGTCATCAATATCGATGACGAATATGGTCATCGTGTAATTGAAAAAACAACGGCGCCTATCATTACGTACAGTATTGATGGTAAAGGAACATTGAATGCTCATGATGTTGAAATGACTCCTAAATCTAGTCGTTATACGGTATCCTATGATGGCAATGACTATACAGTGGCTATGAATACAACTGGTTTGTTTAATGTATATAATACATTGGCCGCTATTGGGGCTTGTCTATTAGAAGGTATCTCTATGGAAGATATCGATAAGGCATTGAAAACATTTAGCGCTGTGCCTGGCCGTTTTGAGCTTATTGAAGAAGGTCAACCATTTGCAGTTGTTGTAGACTATGCACATACACCAGATGGGTTAGAAAATATTTTGCAAACTGCAAAGGCTATTCAAGAAAATCGCATTATTGTAGTCTTTGGTTGTGGTGGTGACCGAGATGCTACGAAACGTCCTATTATGGGCCGTATTGCTGCACAATATGGCGATATAGTATATGTTACATCTGACAATCCTCGCACAGAAGATCCTGTGCAAATTGTGAAAGATGTAGAGGTGGGCGTTAAAGAAGGCCTGCGTGAAGGCTCTCACTATGAAGTTATCGTTGATCGTCGGGAAGCGATTCAACATGCAATACAAAATGCAAAACCTGGGGATATTGTACTAATTGCAGGTAAGGGGCATGAGGATTACCAAATCTTAAAGGATAAAACGATTCATTTTGATGATCGTGAAGAGGCGCGAGCGGCCCTCAAGGAGATCTAA
- the ftsL gene encoding cell division protein FtsL — MLARKAVVGQVKSDVLVASQGRKRSANVALDLSPMMWQVVYGIAALVAFLLIMMVMNAYSTKLGYEVVKTQQAVVQLTKDNDALDVEVASLKSPVRIQQIAEQQLGMVLPDSFVYSTKSAVTERTVQEKQQIID; from the coding sequence ATGTTAGCGAGAAAGGCTGTTGTGGGCCAAGTTAAAAGCGATGTGTTGGTCGCTTCACAAGGGAGAAAACGTAGTGCAAATGTGGCTCTAGATTTGAGCCCTATGATGTGGCAGGTTGTATATGGTATTGCTGCATTGGTTGCATTTTTGCTTATCATGATGGTTATGAATGCGTACAGCACAAAATTAGGCTACGAAGTAGTTAAAACACAGCAAGCTGTAGTACAATTAACAAAGGATAATGATGCGTTGGATGTTGAAGTGGCTTCTTTGAAGTCTCCTGTTCGTATTCAACAAATCGCAGAACAACAACTAGGGATGGTTTTGCCTGATTCTTTTGTTTATAGTACAAAAAGCGCTGTTACTGAACGTACTGTACAAGAGAAACAGCAAATTATAGACTAG